The Methanosphaera stadtmanae DSM 3091 genome includes a window with the following:
- a CDS encoding DUF4268 domain-containing protein, protein MITLGKLTKVKDLRKIWNNEARDFTPWLAQEENLEILSNEIGLDIELIETEAKIGSFNTDILAKDTYSDDIIIIENQLEQTDHDHLGKIITYASGHNANTIIWIVKEVREEHRQAIDWLNEHTDKDLNIFLIKIELWKIDDSSIAPKFNIISSPNNWTKTVKSSQSPRNNITDLKLTQLDYWTKFFEYLDNNDTPFNPRKPQPRHWYDLPIGNSLCHISLTMNSRKNALFNYIYIDDDKELFDYLSSQKDEIEKEMGITLDWKRLNNKKASIIEIKHDNIDPLNEENWDRMIKIHIRDAEKFYFTFKDRVKEYMNKE, encoded by the coding sequence ATGATTACATTAGGTAAACTTACAAAAGTGAAAGATTTAAGAAAGATTTGGAATAATGAAGCAAGAGATTTCACACCTTGGTTAGCACAAGAAGAAAATCTTGAAATACTAAGTAATGAAATAGGATTGGATATTGAATTAATAGAAACTGAAGCAAAAATAGGTTCATTCAATACAGATATACTGGCAAAAGATACCTATAGTGATGATATAATAATTATAGAAAATCAATTGGAACAGACAGATCATGATCATCTGGGAAAAATCATAACCTATGCTTCAGGACATAATGCAAATACAATTATATGGATAGTTAAAGAGGTACGGGAAGAGCATAGACAAGCAATTGACTGGTTAAATGAACACACGGATAAGGACTTGAATATTTTTCTTATAAAAATTGAATTATGGAAAATTGATGATTCAAGTATAGCACCAAAATTCAATATCATATCCAGTCCGAATAATTGGACAAAAACAGTAAAAAGTTCTCAGTCACCCAGAAATAATATTACTGATTTAAAATTAACTCAATTGGATTACTGGACAAAATTTTTTGAATATCTAGATAATAATGATACTCCATTTAATCCCAGAAAACCACAACCACGACATTGGTATGATTTACCAATAGGTAATAGTTTATGTCATATCTCTTTAACAATGAATTCCAGAAAAAATGCTCTGTTTAACTATATTTACATAGATGATGATAAAGAATTATTTGATTATTTGTCCTCTCAAAAAGATGAAATTGAAAAAGAAATGGGAATAACATTGGATTGGAAAAGGTTAAACAATAAAAAAGCATCCATAATAGAAATCAAACATGATAATATAGATCCATTAAACGAAGAAAATTGGGATAGGATGATTAAAATACATATAAGGGATGCAGAGAAATTCTATTTTACTTTTAAAGATAGAGTTAAAGAATATATGAATAAGGAATAA